The following are from one region of the Gossypium hirsutum isolate 1008001.06 chromosome D03, Gossypium_hirsutum_v2.1, whole genome shotgun sequence genome:
- the LOC107929203 gene encoding protein STAY-GREEN homolog, chloroplastic has product MASLNLGPVLPAKSRLSLFEHNGSLFVSRRKPKKKNQAIVPVARLFGPAIFEASKLKVLFLGVDEKKHPGKLPRAYTLTHSDITAKLTLAISQTINNTQLQGWSNKLYRDEVVAEWKKVKGKMSLHVHCHISGGHFLLDLCARLRYFIFSKELPVVLKAFVHGDGNLLKNYPELLESLVWVYFHSNVQEFNRVECWGPLVEATAPSSGTDDDGAVCQRAKTKEILGSNWELPESCQDDCKCCFPPMSLIPWSPKHPHENEKIGTQDQQLPSPNVKTIE; this is encoded by the exons ATGGCAAGTTTGAATCTTGGTCCTGTTTTGCCTGCAAAGTCAAGGCTCTCTCTGTTTGAACATAATGGATCTCTTTTTGTTTCTAGAAGAAAACCCAAGAAGAAGAACCAAGCTATTGTCCCT GTAGCGAGGTTATTTGGGCCAGCAATATTCGAAGCATCGAAGCTAAAGGTTTTGTTTTTAGGAGTTGATGAAAAGAAGCACCCAGGGAAGCTACCCAGAGCTTATACCCTTACACACAGTGATATAACAGCTAAACTCACTTTAGCCATCTCTCAAACCATAAACAATACTCAG TTGCAGGGTTGGTCAAACAAATTATACAGAGACGAAGTGGTGGCAGAATGGAAAAAGGTGAAGGGAAAGATGTCTTTACACGTTCATTGTCACATAAGCGGTGGCCATTTCCTCTTGGACTTATGTGCTAGACTTAGATACTTCATCTTCTCCAAAGAACTCCCTGTG gtactgAAGGCATTTGTACATGGAGATGGGAATTTGCTGAAAAACTACCCAGAATTGCTGGAGTCATTGGTATGGGTTTATTTTCACTCAAACGTTCAAGAATTCAATAGGGTCGAGTGTTGGGGTCCGTTGGTGGAAGCTACAGCACCTTCTAGCGGAACCGATGATGATGGTGCCGTGTGCCAACgagcaaaaacaaaagaaatattgGGAAGTAACTGGGAATTGCCAGAGTCATGCCAAGATGATTGTAAATGTTGTTTTCCACCAATGAGTTTGATCCCATGGTCACCAAAGCACCCtcatgaaaatgaaaaaattgggACCCAAGATCAGCAATTGCCTTCACCAAATGTGAAAActattgaatga